GGCGGTGGCAGCCTGGTGGTGGGCCACCTGCCGGCCCCGGCCGATGGCCGCAGCCTGGAGGTGCGCCTGCAGTCGGTGCCAGGCAACCCCGCCGCACGCGCCGAGGACGTGGCCTACCGGCTGCCCTTCGAGGCACCGCAGCTGCGGGTGGACCAGGCACCCAACGGTCGCTTCAGCCACCAGGACGAGGAGAACCGCGACGCGGTGGATTTCGCCCTGCCCCAGGCCACCCTGGTGATGGCCGCGCGCGAGGGCACGGTGATGCAGGTGCAGGATGGCTTCAAGGCCAATGGCCAGGACCGCGCGCGCGATGCCGGCCGCGCCAATTTCATCCGCATCCTGCACAGCGACGGCAGCATGGCGCTGTACGGGCACCTGCAGGCCGGCGGCATGCGCGTGCGGCCCGGCCAGGCGGTGCAGGCCGGGCAGCCGATCGGGCTGTCGGGCAACAGCGGCTACAGCACCGCCCCGCACCTGCACTTCGTGGTCCAGGTCAACCGAGGCATGGGCCTGCGCTCGGTGCCGGTGCGCATTTTCACCGCGCAGGGGCAACTGCAGTTCGCCCGCCAGGGCGACGCCGAAGGTGGCACCGGGCGCTGACCAGCCCCGGCCGGTATAATCGGGCGCTTATCTCTTTGAAAAGCGCCCCGGGCGGGCGCCACTGCCATGTCCGAAGTCGCCACCGAAGCGTCGCGTCGCCGCACCTTCGCCATCATTTCCCACCCTGACGCCGGCAAGACCACGCTGACCGAAAAGCTGCTGCTGTTCGGAGGCGCGATCCAGATGGCCGGTTCGGTCAAGGGCCGCAAGGCTGCCCGCCACGCCACGTCCGACTGGATGGCGCTGGAAAAGGAGCGCGGC
Above is a genomic segment from Stenotrophomonas sp. ESTM1D_MKCIP4_1 containing:
- a CDS encoding M23 family metallopeptidase, with translation MPRLPLSCLLLPLLASVTAHASDWRQGWGLVPKADAAAAAAGDDAPQAAPTTRLQLQAMGGQWQARIDNPLAGPVQIELRPAPGSAIDGLPLRSLVQGGGSLVVGHLPAPADGRSLEVRLQSVPGNPAARAEDVAYRLPFEAPQLRVDQAPNGRFSHQDEENRDAVDFALPQATLVMAAREGTVMQVQDGFKANGQDRARDAGRANFIRILHSDGSMALYGHLQAGGMRVRPGQAVQAGQPIGLSGNSGYSTAPHLHFVVQVNRGMGLRSVPVRIFTAQGQLQFARQGDAEGGTGR